The following proteins come from a genomic window of Aquimarina sp. MAR_2010_214:
- a CDS encoding LytTR family DNA-binding domain-containing protein: MNILIVEDEARIAKRIERMTREFFTNTLHSLHRVEALPEALEFIKNNSLDIVLLDLNLNGESGFDILGTAVSESFHTVIISANSEQAISAFEYGVLDFVPKPFSKDRLEQAFNRVLSKEKTETHKIKLLAVKKKGRIQLISIEDILFIKGAGAYTELFLTNEKKELHDKSLEKLEQLLPETFERIHKSYLVKISEIKEIIVKSGSKYIAELKNGELIPIGRTKYKDIKAKWL, encoded by the coding sequence ATGAATATCTTAATAGTTGAAGATGAAGCCAGAATTGCTAAGAGAATTGAAAGAATGACCAGAGAATTCTTTACAAATACATTACATTCATTACATCGCGTAGAGGCATTACCGGAAGCACTAGAATTTATTAAAAATAATTCATTGGATATCGTACTTCTAGATCTAAATCTTAATGGGGAAAGTGGTTTCGATATCCTCGGTACAGCGGTCTCAGAATCATTTCATACTGTCATCATTTCTGCAAATAGCGAACAAGCAATATCCGCTTTTGAGTACGGAGTGTTAGACTTTGTCCCTAAGCCTTTTAGTAAGGATAGATTAGAGCAAGCCTTTAACAGAGTGTTGTCTAAAGAAAAAACAGAAACTCATAAGATCAAACTATTAGCCGTTAAGAAAAAAGGTAGAATACAACTGATCTCGATTGAGGATATACTTTTTATAAAAGGTGCAGGCGCTTATACAGAACTATTTCTTACTAATGAAAAAAAAGAATTACATGATAAATCTCTCGAAAAACTAGAACAATTACTACCAGAAACTTTTGAACGTATTCATAAATCATATCTGGTAAAAATATCTGAGATAAAAGAAATTATTGTGAAATCAGGTAGTAAGTATATTGCAGAATTAAAGAATGGAGAGCTTATTCCCATCGGAAGAACGAAATATAAAGATATAAAAGCAAAATGGCTTTAG
- a CDS encoding MFS transporter, whose product MINQKHSIYTINFALICLSSLFFSASYNMLIPELPAYLSNLGGAEYKGLIISLFTLTAGFSRPFSGKITDTVGRKPVMIIGIIVCIVCGLLYPVLTTISGFLFLRLLHGFSTGFSPTAISAYIADIVPKERWGEAFGIQGLCFGTGLALGPALGSFIKMYYSFDVLFYSSSLIAFISVALLINTKETLKNPQHFNQSILKISKNDIIAIEVLPSAIVTFLCYIAFGVILTLIPDWSDHLGIINKGTFFIVFTIASLCIRFMTRRLSDNYGRKIIIIISLIILFLALILIGFLDTANGLFIAAVFYGLAMGVLSPTLNAWTVDMSDPNQRGKAMATMYIALEAGIGLGAFFSGWYYQDVISKIPLIMYTCAFMVFIAFMYMIYKLREKS is encoded by the coding sequence ATGATTAATCAGAAGCATTCTATCTATACAATTAATTTTGCATTGATTTGTTTGAGTTCTCTATTCTTTTCAGCAAGTTATAATATGTTAATCCCAGAATTACCTGCATATTTAAGTAATCTTGGCGGGGCAGAATATAAGGGGTTAATTATTTCTTTATTCACCCTTACAGCGGGTTTCTCAAGGCCTTTTAGCGGTAAAATTACAGATACAGTAGGGCGCAAGCCAGTAATGATTATTGGTATAATTGTATGTATAGTATGTGGTTTATTATACCCTGTGTTAACTACTATTTCTGGTTTTCTCTTTTTAAGACTATTACATGGTTTCTCTACAGGTTTCAGTCCGACAGCAATTTCTGCATATATTGCAGATATTGTGCCCAAAGAACGTTGGGGAGAAGCATTTGGTATACAAGGTTTATGTTTTGGTACTGGTTTGGCCCTAGGGCCTGCTCTAGGTAGTTTTATCAAAATGTATTATTCTTTTGATGTACTATTCTATAGTTCTTCATTAATTGCTTTTATATCTGTAGCCTTACTTATTAATACAAAAGAAACTCTTAAAAACCCTCAGCACTTTAATCAATCTATTCTTAAGATTTCTAAAAATGATATCATTGCCATAGAGGTTTTACCATCAGCAATTGTAACTTTTTTGTGCTATATCGCTTTTGGAGTTATTTTAACCTTAATTCCAGATTGGAGTGATCATTTGGGAATCATTAATAAAGGAACATTTTTTATAGTTTTTACGATTGCTTCTTTATGTATTCGATTTATGACTAGAAGATTATCAGATAATTACGGTCGGAAAATTATTATTATTATAAGCCTTATCATTTTGTTTTTGGCACTCATCCTCATCGGTTTCCTGGATACGGCTAATGGATTGTTTATTGCAGCTGTTTTCTATGGTTTAGCAATGGGAGTACTATCTCCTACATTAAACGCCTGGACTGTAGATATGAGCGATCCAAATCAAAGAGGGAAAGCAATGGCTACTATGTACATTGCACTAGAAGCTGGCATTGGTTTGGGAGCTTTCTTTTCTGGGTGGTATTATCAAGATGTAATTTCTAAAATCCCATTGATTATGTATACGTGTGCATTTATGGTTTTTATAGCATTTATGTATATGATATATAAACTTAGAGAGAAATCGTAA